One genomic segment of Paenibacillus xylanexedens includes these proteins:
- a CDS encoding aldo/keto reductase codes for MTTAQTAQHLQSTVTLHNGVSMPWFGLGVFKVEEGSELIEAVKNAIKHGYRSIDTAAIYGNEAGVGQAIAEALQENNLKREELFVTSKVWNADLGYEETLAAFDTTLNKLGLEYLDLYLIHWPKAGKYKAAWKAIEELYAAGRIKAIGVSNFQIHHLEDLMQDAKVKPMINQVEYHPRLTQVELKAFCEKHGIQLEAWSPLMQGQLLDNPVLTAIASAKGKSVAQVILRWDLQNGVITIPKSTKENRIIENASIFDFELSNEEMNQISALNEDVRVGPDPDNFDF; via the coding sequence ATGACAACAGCTCAAACCGCACAACATTTACAATCCACAGTAACTCTGCATAACGGTGTTTCTATGCCTTGGTTCGGACTTGGTGTATTTAAGGTAGAAGAAGGATCTGAACTGATTGAAGCTGTGAAAAATGCGATTAAACATGGCTACCGCAGCATTGATACTGCTGCAATATACGGCAATGAAGCCGGTGTGGGCCAAGCGATTGCCGAAGCTTTGCAAGAAAACAACCTGAAACGCGAAGAACTGTTTGTTACATCTAAAGTATGGAATGCAGACCTCGGATATGAAGAGACTCTTGCGGCTTTTGATACAACGTTGAACAAACTGGGACTGGAATACCTTGACCTGTATCTGATTCACTGGCCTAAGGCAGGCAAATACAAAGCAGCCTGGAAAGCAATCGAAGAACTGTACGCAGCCGGCCGCATTAAGGCTATTGGCGTAAGCAACTTCCAGATTCATCATCTCGAAGACCTGATGCAGGATGCCAAAGTGAAACCGATGATCAATCAGGTGGAATACCACCCTCGCCTGACTCAGGTTGAGCTTAAGGCTTTCTGTGAAAAACATGGTATCCAGCTTGAAGCTTGGTCGCCTCTGATGCAAGGTCAGCTGTTGGACAACCCAGTACTCACGGCGATTGCTTCAGCCAAAGGCAAATCGGTTGCACAAGTCATCCTGCGTTGGGATCTGCAAAATGGAGTCATTACCATTCCGAAGTCCACCAAGGAAAACCGGATTATCGAGAACGCCTCCATCTTCGACTTTGAACTTTCAAATGAAGAGATGAATCAGATTAGTGCTCTGAACGAAGATGTACGCGTTGGACCTGACCCGGACAACTTCGATTTCTAA
- a CDS encoding glycosyl hydrolase family 18 protein — protein MIHLNKHTAVKKTTKFLLGLSLLLSVIIPSFVLQPATAAAADSYKIVGYYPSWAAYGRNYNVTDIDPTKVTHINYAFADICWNGIHGNPDPSGPNPVTWTCQNEKSQTINVPNGTIVLGDPWIDTGKTFAGDTWDQPIAGNINQLNKLKQINPNLKTIISVGGWTWSNRFSDVAATAATREVFANSAVDFLRKYNFDGVDLDWEYPVSGGLDGNSKRPEDKQNYTLLLSKIREKLDAAGAVDGKKYLLTIASGASTTYAANTELANIAAIVDWINIMTYDFNGAWQKVSAHNAPLNYDPAASAAGVPDANTFNVAAGAQGHLNAGVPAAKLVLGVPFYGRGWDGCAQVSNGQYQTCTGGSSVGTWEAGSFDFYDLETNYINKNGYTRYWNDTAKVPYLYNATNKRFISYDDAESIGYKTAYIKSKGLGGAMFWELSGDRNKTLQNKLKADLPTGGTVPPADTTAPSVPGNARSTGVTANSVTLAWNASTDNVGVTGYNVYHGSNLATSVTGTTATVSGLTAGTSYTFTIKAKDAAGNLSAASNVVTVSTTTQPGGDTQAPTAPTNLASTAQTTSSITLSWAASTDNVGVTGYDVYNGTALATSVTGTTATISGLAADTSYTFTVKAKDAAGNGSAASNAVTVKTTTGTTNPGVSAWQANTAYTVGQLVTYSGKTYKCLQSHTSLSGWEPSNVPALWQVQ, from the coding sequence ATGATACATTTAAATAAACACACTGCTGTCAAGAAAACCACGAAGTTTCTCCTGGGTCTATCCCTGCTCTTATCCGTCATTATTCCTTCTTTTGTGCTCCAACCTGCTACGGCAGCAGCTGCAGATTCTTATAAAATTGTTGGTTACTACCCGTCCTGGGCTGCGTATGGGAGAAACTATAATGTAACGGACATCGACCCAACCAAAGTCACGCATATCAACTATGCGTTTGCCGATATTTGCTGGAACGGTATTCATGGAAATCCGGACCCTTCGGGCCCTAACCCGGTGACCTGGACGTGTCAGAATGAGAAGAGTCAGACAATCAATGTACCAAATGGAACGATTGTGCTTGGCGATCCATGGATTGATACCGGCAAGACATTTGCAGGGGATACGTGGGATCAGCCTATTGCAGGCAATATCAATCAGCTTAACAAGCTGAAACAGATCAATCCTAATCTGAAGACAATCATCTCCGTGGGAGGATGGACATGGTCCAACCGCTTCTCTGATGTAGCTGCGACTGCTGCAACGCGAGAAGTATTTGCAAACTCTGCCGTCGACTTCCTGAGGAAATACAATTTTGACGGGGTAGATCTGGACTGGGAGTACCCGGTATCAGGCGGACTTGATGGTAACAGCAAACGTCCTGAGGATAAGCAGAATTACACGCTGCTTCTGAGCAAAATCCGTGAGAAGCTGGATGCTGCCGGAGCTGTGGACGGCAAGAAGTATCTGCTTACGATTGCAAGCGGTGCATCGACGACCTATGCTGCGAATACTGAGCTTGCCAATATAGCTGCCATCGTCGACTGGATTAATATTATGACATACGATTTTAACGGGGCCTGGCAAAAAGTCAGCGCGCATAACGCGCCGTTGAACTATGACCCTGCGGCTTCGGCTGCTGGGGTGCCGGATGCCAATACATTTAATGTGGCTGCCGGAGCACAAGGGCATTTGAATGCTGGCGTACCGGCCGCTAAACTTGTGCTTGGTGTTCCGTTCTATGGACGTGGCTGGGATGGATGCGCACAGGTGAGTAATGGTCAGTATCAGACCTGCACGGGAGGTTCTTCCGTTGGAACATGGGAAGCAGGCTCCTTTGATTTCTATGATCTGGAGACCAATTACATTAACAAAAACGGGTACACGCGTTACTGGAATGACACGGCCAAGGTGCCATATCTCTATAATGCGACCAACAAGCGATTTATTAGCTATGACGATGCGGAGTCTATTGGATATAAAACCGCTTATATCAAAAGCAAAGGACTCGGCGGCGCGATGTTCTGGGAACTTAGCGGTGACCGGAACAAAACACTCCAAAATAAACTGAAAGCCGATCTGCCTACCGGAGGTACAGTGCCTCCAGCAGATACGACGGCGCCAAGCGTACCCGGTAATGCCCGTTCGACAGGTGTGACGGCAAACTCGGTTACACTGGCTTGGAATGCTTCAACGGATAATGTAGGGGTTACCGGTTATAACGTCTATCATGGCAGTAATCTTGCAACATCCGTCACAGGAACAACAGCCACGGTCAGTGGACTTACCGCAGGTACTTCTTATACTTTCACGATCAAAGCAAAAGATGCCGCAGGCAATCTGTCTGCAGCCAGTAATGTTGTAACCGTGAGCACTACGACTCAGCCGGGAGGTGATACGCAAGCGCCAACTGCACCGACGAACCTGGCATCAACGGCGCAAACAACATCCAGCATAACGCTGAGCTGGGCGGCATCCACCGATAACGTGGGTGTAACGGGTTATGATGTGTACAACGGAACGGCTCTGGCGACATCCGTGACCGGAACAACAGCAACGATCAGCGGGCTTGCAGCGGATACCTCGTATACATTTACGGTGAAAGCAAAGGATGCGGCGGGGAATGGTTCTGCTGCGAGCAACGCGGTGACCGTGAAAACAACAACAGGAACGACGAATCCGGGCGTTTCCGCCTGGCAGGCGAATACAGCCTATACTGTAGGACAGCTGGTCACCTATAGCGGTAAGACGTATAAATGTTTGCAATCCCACACATCCTTGTCTGGGTGGGAACCATCCAATGTCCCTGCATTGTGGCAGGTTCAATAG
- a CDS encoding chitinase, protein MNQAVRFRPVITFALAFLLLITWFAPRADAAAQWQAGTAYKKGDLVTYQNKDYECIQAHTALTGWEPSVVPALWKYVGEGSGGETPTPDTAPPSFPAGLTSSSITDTSVSLSWNASTDNVGVAGYEVYRNGVLVRSASTTTAVVTGLTASTTYAFTVKAKDAAGNISAASTSLSVTTSYGSSNPGPTGSKWLIGYWHNFDNGSTNIRLRNVSTAYDVINVSFAEPISHGSGTLAFTPYNATVAEFKSDIAYLQSQGKKVLLSMGGANGTIELTDAIKRQQFEDSLKSIISTYGFNGLDIDLEGSSLSLNAGDTDFRSPTTPKIVNLIQGVKAVKSHFGANFILTAAPETAYVQGGYLSYGGPWGAYLPVIHALRNNLTLLHVQHYNTGSMVGLDGRSYAQGTADFHVAMAEMLLQGFHVGGSTGPFFSPLRPDQIAIGVPASQQAAGGGYTTPADLQKALNYLIKGVPYGGSYTLLQPAGYAGIKGIMTWSINWDAYTNNQFSSAHRPFLNGLSTQTTKEVVY, encoded by the coding sequence TTGAATCAAGCTGTTCGATTCCGCCCGGTCATTACATTTGCTTTGGCATTTCTTCTACTTATTACATGGTTTGCACCGAGAGCCGATGCCGCCGCCCAGTGGCAGGCAGGCACCGCATACAAGAAAGGAGACCTCGTAACATATCAAAATAAAGATTATGAGTGTATTCAGGCCCACACGGCGTTGACCGGATGGGAGCCCTCTGTTGTGCCCGCGTTGTGGAAATACGTCGGGGAAGGTTCGGGAGGGGAAACGCCAACGCCAGATACGGCACCACCTTCTTTTCCAGCCGGCCTGACTTCATCCTCCATCACGGACACCTCCGTGAGTCTTTCCTGGAATGCATCCACGGATAATGTGGGCGTAGCGGGGTATGAGGTGTACCGGAACGGCGTTCTTGTGAGAAGTGCTTCAACTACAACGGCTGTAGTCACGGGACTGACAGCCAGCACGACTTATGCTTTTACGGTAAAAGCCAAAGATGCCGCAGGCAATATATCCGCTGCGAGCACCTCCCTCAGTGTGACAACTTCCTATGGATCTTCTAATCCTGGGCCAACCGGCAGCAAATGGCTGATCGGCTACTGGCATAACTTCGACAATGGTTCAACGAATATCAGACTTCGTAACGTATCAACAGCCTATGACGTCATTAATGTCTCCTTTGCCGAACCGATTTCACATGGCAGTGGAACGCTTGCTTTTACTCCATACAATGCAACGGTAGCCGAATTCAAATCCGATATTGCCTACCTTCAAAGCCAGGGAAAAAAAGTACTTCTCTCTATGGGGGGAGCCAACGGTACCATTGAGCTTACCGACGCAATCAAGAGACAGCAGTTCGAAGATTCGTTAAAATCAATCATTTCCACGTATGGTTTCAATGGTCTAGACATCGATCTGGAAGGAAGCTCGCTGTCTCTGAATGCAGGGGATACCGATTTCCGTAGTCCAACTACACCGAAAATTGTTAACCTCATCCAAGGTGTGAAAGCGGTTAAGTCACACTTCGGCGCCAATTTCATCCTGACGGCTGCGCCGGAGACGGCCTATGTACAGGGTGGATATTTGAGCTACGGCGGTCCTTGGGGAGCATACCTTCCAGTCATCCATGCCTTGCGAAATAACCTGACCCTGCTTCATGTGCAGCACTATAACACGGGCTCCATGGTGGGGCTGGATGGGCGCTCTTACGCCCAAGGAACAGCTGATTTCCATGTGGCTATGGCGGAGATGCTGCTTCAAGGCTTTCATGTAGGCGGCAGCACAGGCCCATTCTTTAGTCCCTTGCGACCGGATCAGATTGCAATCGGTGTGCCGGCTTCCCAGCAGGCTGCCGGAGGCGGTTATACAACGCCAGCCGATCTGCAGAAGGCATTGAATTACCTGATCAAAGGTGTGCCATACGGCGGTTCCTATACCTTGCTCCAGCCTGCGGGCTATGCGGGGATAAAAGGGATTATGACCTGGTCAATCAACTGGGATGCATATACAAATAACCAGTTTTCGAGCGCACATCGTCCGTTCCTGAACGGGCTGAGTACGCAAACGACAAAGGAGGTTGTGTATTAG
- a CDS encoding pectinesterase family protein: MTQQRLPDTALESSAPCLTVASDGTGDYVTIQAAVDALPENGIGTVPIRVKAGVYHEKLHMEKPGIHLIGEGAEQTIITYDDYALKKFPDGSPYHTFHSYTAFIGADDFTAEGISFVNAAGPGKQVGQALAVYVDGDRAAFRRCRLIGHQDTIFTGPLPEQPMDRSYFGGPRDGAERRKLRQYFEECYIEGDIDFIFGSATVVFKGCEIFTKNRLTEAEAADGQVNGWITAASTPEDVRYGYVFLDCDLTSNAPPQSVYLGRPWRHHAKVCFLNCWIGAHVKREGWHNWNKTDAEQTVQYAEYNSAGPGAGGAADRVPWAKILTEQEAAEYTVPLILSGVDGWQPFEGRGE; this comes from the coding sequence ATGACGCAGCAGAGATTGCCTGATACAGCATTGGAATCATCGGCTCCCTGTCTGACTGTTGCTTCAGACGGGACTGGGGATTATGTGACGATTCAGGCTGCAGTTGATGCGCTGCCGGAGAATGGCATCGGAACTGTTCCAATTCGAGTGAAGGCTGGTGTCTATCATGAGAAGCTGCATATGGAGAAGCCGGGCATCCACCTGATTGGTGAGGGGGCGGAGCAGACGATCATTACGTATGATGATTATGCACTCAAGAAGTTCCCGGATGGTTCGCCATATCATACGTTTCATTCCTATACGGCTTTCATTGGTGCCGATGATTTCACGGCAGAGGGAATTTCCTTCGTAAATGCTGCCGGGCCGGGCAAGCAGGTTGGTCAGGCGCTGGCCGTTTATGTGGATGGAGACCGGGCGGCATTTCGCCGCTGTCGTTTGATCGGTCACCAGGATACGATCTTCACCGGCCCGCTGCCTGAGCAGCCCATGGATCGCAGTTATTTTGGCGGGCCACGCGATGGTGCCGAGCGGCGCAAACTGCGGCAGTATTTCGAGGAATGTTACATCGAAGGTGATATCGATTTTATTTTTGGCTCAGCTACCGTGGTGTTTAAGGGCTGCGAGATCTTTACGAAGAATCGCCTGACTGAAGCGGAGGCTGCGGATGGACAAGTGAACGGTTGGATTACTGCAGCCTCTACGCCGGAGGATGTGCGTTACGGCTATGTATTTCTGGACTGTGATCTGACCAGCAATGCTCCGCCGCAGTCGGTGTATCTGGGCAGACCGTGGCGTCATCATGCCAAAGTCTGTTTTCTGAACTGCTGGATCGGCGCTCATGTGAAGCGAGAGGGATGGCACAACTGGAACAAGACAGATGCAGAGCAGACCGTACAGTATGCGGAATACAACAGCGCCGGGCCTGGTGCCGGAGGTGCTGCTGATCGTGTGCCTTGGGCCAAAATACTGACCGAACAGGAAGCGGCCGAGTACACTGTACCTCTGATTCTGTCCGGGGTGGATGGATGGCAGCCTTTTGAAGGGAGAGGGGAGTAG
- a CDS encoding glycoside hydrolase family 88/105 protein, with product MQVQTQLSWSERIAATIIQQCDGDGYHAFPSGRWAYVEGMTLMAMARTGQYYGKQEYADFMKKHMDLYIQPDGSIGTYTLEEYNLDQINQGKNLFALLDGAEDQRYSEAAHLLAAQLAGQPRTSEGGFWHKKIYPFQMWLDGLYMSSPFLSEYAKTFHHPELWDEVAHQILLIERQTRDPRTGLLYHGWDESKEQVWADSSTGCSPHFWSRAMGWYAMAIVDSVEHFPVNHPKRGTIIGIFERMCHALVRVQEQESGLWFQVLDQGFRKGNYLEASGSSMFVYALAKGVRLRYLEPHFRAAAEKGWQGLSSRLVEETADGVRLNGICHGAGLSLDRDGSYNYYVSEAVVSDSFMGVAPLLLAALEMERLP from the coding sequence ATGCAGGTACAGACACAGTTATCCTGGTCTGAGCGAATTGCAGCAACAATCATCCAGCAATGTGACGGGGACGGTTATCATGCGTTCCCTTCGGGACGATGGGCATACGTGGAAGGCATGACCTTGATGGCGATGGCACGAACCGGGCAGTATTATGGCAAGCAAGAGTATGCTGATTTTATGAAAAAACATATGGACCTGTATATCCAGCCCGACGGCTCTATTGGCACCTATACTTTGGAAGAATATAATCTGGATCAGATTAATCAGGGGAAAAACCTGTTTGCATTACTGGATGGTGCTGAAGATCAGCGTTACTCAGAAGCGGCTCATCTCCTGGCAGCACAACTTGCAGGGCAACCCCGCACGTCGGAGGGCGGCTTCTGGCACAAAAAAATTTATCCATTCCAGATGTGGCTGGACGGCCTGTATATGTCCTCTCCCTTTTTGTCCGAGTATGCAAAGACATTTCATCATCCCGAGTTATGGGATGAAGTGGCACATCAGATTCTGCTGATCGAACGCCAGACCCGTGATCCGCGGACCGGACTGCTCTATCATGGCTGGGATGAATCGAAGGAACAGGTCTGGGCAGATTCATCGACAGGGTGCTCGCCACACTTCTGGAGCCGGGCGATGGGCTGGTATGCCATGGCGATTGTGGACAGTGTGGAGCATTTCCCCGTGAATCATCCAAAGCGCGGAACCATCATCGGTATCTTTGAACGGATGTGTCATGCTTTGGTGCGCGTGCAGGAGCAGGAGAGTGGGTTATGGTTTCAGGTGCTGGATCAGGGCTTCCGCAAAGGCAACTATCTGGAAGCATCCGGGTCAAGCATGTTTGTATATGCACTTGCGAAGGGTGTGCGACTAAGGTATCTGGAGCCGCATTTCAGAGCTGCGGCGGAGAAAGGATGGCAGGGGCTCTCCTCCAGATTGGTGGAGGAGACGGCTGACGGCGTTCGGTTAAACGGGATCTGTCATGGTGCAGGACTAAGCCTGGATCGGGATGGCTCGTACAACTACTATGTAAGCGAAGCAGTTGTAAGCGATTCCTTTATGGGGGTGGCTCCGCTTCTGCTAGCAGCGCTGGAAATGGAGCGATTGCCATGA
- a CDS encoding LacI family DNA-binding transcriptional regulator, producing the protein MITIKDIAKLAGVSYSTVSKALNDDPRIKPATKQKVLAVAEKHQYRKNMLARQLSTGRSNIIGFVLDELSNPLFSNISGRLHTELKKRGYQMILVVADDGVDVFSQLRVDGCILWDYALDNREMFWKKFATLNMPCFVLGTDEAPNSPYIKIDRKEGLFKAVEHLKSLGHSRIGFIGNSQNIKLEGYREALQRTGLDFNEDHVLPAHSSWEDGYFAIRNHAFGADSPTAFIGLNNLVTRGALRALLEAGYSVPRDISLIGYDDLPDMQYAEVALTTIGPPLDELAVQAAELIVSLIRDEQVDVPVVIQPKLNLRNSTAVSHTCIR; encoded by the coding sequence TTGATAACCATTAAAGACATTGCCAAACTGGCGGGGGTGAGCTATAGCACGGTATCAAAGGCGCTGAATGATGATCCCCGAATCAAACCGGCAACAAAGCAGAAGGTGCTTGCGGTCGCGGAGAAACATCAATATCGGAAAAACATGCTGGCCCGGCAGCTCTCCACCGGTAGAAGCAACATCATCGGTTTTGTGCTGGATGAGCTGAGCAATCCGTTATTCTCGAACATCTCCGGCCGTCTGCATACCGAGCTGAAGAAGCGGGGATATCAGATGATCCTGGTTGTGGCGGATGATGGTGTGGATGTCTTCAGCCAGCTGCGCGTGGACGGATGTATTCTGTGGGACTATGCACTGGACAATCGGGAGATGTTCTGGAAAAAGTTCGCAACACTCAACATGCCATGTTTTGTGTTGGGTACAGATGAAGCGCCGAACTCTCCTTACATCAAGATTGATCGCAAAGAAGGACTGTTCAAAGCAGTGGAGCATCTGAAATCGCTGGGCCACAGCCGAATCGGATTCATCGGCAACTCCCAGAATATTAAACTGGAGGGATACCGGGAAGCGTTGCAGCGTACGGGTCTGGATTTTAACGAAGACCATGTGCTGCCAGCGCATTCCTCCTGGGAAGACGGGTATTTTGCCATACGTAATCATGCGTTTGGGGCGGATTCGCCGACAGCTTTTATTGGACTGAACAACCTGGTCACCCGAGGTGCACTACGAGCTTTACTTGAGGCAGGTTACAGTGTTCCACGCGATATCTCGTTAATCGGGTATGATGATCTGCCGGATATGCAATATGCGGAAGTGGCCTTGACTACAATTGGCCCGCCTCTGGATGAACTGGCCGTGCAGGCAGCAGAGCTGATTGTATCGTTAATCCGTGATGAACAGGTCGATGTTCCGGTAGTCATTCAGCCTAAGCTGAACCTTCGCAATTCAACAGCAGTTAGTCATACATGTATTAGGTGA
- a CDS encoding extracellular solute-binding protein has product MRFKGAGRKSVIAAILAISLAGCSGGTGAGTDAGSTPSSSEPAFNYTGAGPVTDQPDAKLSILGTNAWTTNVDLSTAAIVKKIESNAGVTVDWDLIPPQNYADAVNPRLAAGTGLPDIVYLPDQDQLMKYINSGLFIPINELVEKYGVNLKKIYEKSPSVKASLTTPDGKMYYIPQQTLTRNYMPVFMVNVRWLDKLGLSEPTTLDEFTAMLRKFKTDDPNGNGKADEIPLSMEAKFVSMAFGPAFGLDLSNQFYADDQGKVHFSYYEPTYKEYLTYLNGLYKEGLLGVDYASTTSDQVTSRISQDVTGATFNFSWYMSMVYSPLFKDYNPEEPIIKGILPLKGPHGDQFYVGRTPVSGIFGITRDSKNPELAFRFLDYAVSEEAQTYYTWGIKDDTYTEENGVKTFTDKGKDNEYIQKLGIGPVNLPNIQSTDSADSVVAPWHAKMDKELEPYVREPFPFVYALPDEASVESMAMPDITTYVEEMNFKFISGDASLDQFDSYIETLKKMNIEQVIAGRQAQYDRYKSAQK; this is encoded by the coding sequence ATGAGATTTAAAGGGGCAGGAAGAAAAAGTGTAATCGCAGCGATACTGGCAATCAGCCTGGCGGGATGTAGCGGCGGAACAGGGGCGGGAACCGATGCGGGGAGCACCCCGTCCAGTTCGGAGCCAGCCTTCAATTATACCGGAGCAGGGCCGGTGACGGATCAACCGGATGCCAAGCTGTCTATTCTCGGCACCAACGCTTGGACGACCAATGTGGACTTGTCCACCGCAGCCATCGTGAAGAAAATTGAGAGCAACGCTGGTGTGACGGTGGATTGGGATCTGATTCCGCCGCAGAACTATGCGGATGCCGTAAATCCGAGACTGGCTGCCGGTACCGGCTTGCCCGATATCGTGTATCTGCCGGATCAGGATCAGCTGATGAAGTACATTAACAGCGGTCTATTCATTCCGATTAATGAACTGGTAGAGAAGTACGGCGTGAATCTCAAAAAAATATATGAAAAGTCGCCTTCGGTCAAAGCCAGTTTAACAACGCCAGATGGTAAAATGTATTATATCCCGCAGCAGACGTTAACCCGCAACTACATGCCGGTATTTATGGTCAATGTGCGCTGGCTTGATAAGCTGGGATTAAGCGAGCCGACCACGCTGGATGAATTCACGGCGATGCTGCGCAAATTCAAGACAGATGACCCGAACGGCAACGGAAAAGCCGATGAGATTCCGCTGTCCATGGAAGCAAAATTTGTGTCAATGGCCTTTGGCCCGGCATTTGGACTTGATCTGTCCAACCAGTTTTATGCAGACGATCAGGGCAAAGTACATTTCAGCTATTATGAGCCTACCTATAAGGAGTACTTGACCTATCTGAACGGACTGTACAAGGAAGGTCTGCTTGGGGTGGATTATGCGAGTACCACGAGTGATCAGGTCACGTCGCGCATCTCTCAGGATGTGACGGGAGCAACGTTTAATTTTAGCTGGTATATGTCGATGGTCTACAGTCCGTTGTTCAAGGATTACAATCCGGAAGAGCCAATCATCAAAGGCATTTTACCACTGAAAGGACCGCATGGGGATCAGTTCTACGTAGGACGTACACCAGTGAGTGGCATCTTTGGCATTACACGTGATAGTAAAAATCCCGAACTTGCTTTCCGTTTCCTGGACTATGCCGTAAGTGAGGAAGCACAGACGTATTATACGTGGGGCATCAAGGATGACACGTATACGGAAGAGAATGGCGTGAAGACATTCACGGACAAAGGCAAGGACAATGAATACATCCAGAAGCTTGGCATTGGTCCGGTGAATCTGCCGAACATCCAATCCACCGATTCTGCTGATTCCGTCGTAGCCCCTTGGCATGCGAAGATGGATAAGGAACTGGAGCCGTATGTGCGCGAACCTTTCCCGTTTGTCTATGCCCTGCCGGATGAAGCGAGTGTGGAAAGCATGGCGATGCCTGACATCACCACATATGTGGAAGAGATGAACTTTAAGTTTATTAGCGGGGACGCCAGTCTGGACCAGTTTGACAGTTATATTGAGACGTTGAAGAAGATGAATATAGAGCAGGTTATTGCGGGCAGACAGGCACAATATGATCGTTATAAATCTGCACAGAAATAG
- a CDS encoding carbohydrate ABC transporter permease: MQKSRSDRLFYGCVYLLTILAVVVTLYPFLYVISISFSSVDAIDKQKVVLWPVGFTLSGYQMVLQYKELWVSFYNTLWYTVVGTLLNIVATCLAAFPLSRQQFFLRRKLNFFIAFTMYFSGGLIPVYMLITSLGLYNTRWVMVLPVLVITFNVMICRSAFEGIPNEIFESASIDGANEMTMLYRLAVPIIKPTLAVLTLYYAVFHWNNFFTALLYLGKQDMQPLQMFLRRVLIMASPEVMQKMGGTMTSGALAVSSLQVRYVSIVVSILPIVTIYPFIQRYFVKGITLGAVKG, translated from the coding sequence ATGCAAAAATCGAGAAGTGACCGTTTGTTCTACGGATGTGTCTACCTGCTGACCATACTGGCGGTTGTTGTCACGTTGTATCCCTTTCTGTACGTCATTAGTATTTCATTCAGCTCGGTGGATGCCATCGACAAACAAAAAGTTGTATTGTGGCCCGTTGGATTTACCCTGTCAGGTTACCAAATGGTACTGCAATACAAGGAGTTGTGGGTTTCGTTCTACAACACCCTCTGGTACACCGTGGTAGGCACACTGTTGAACATCGTGGCAACATGTCTTGCGGCGTTTCCATTATCCAGACAGCAGTTTTTCTTACGTCGCAAGCTGAATTTCTTCATCGCCTTCACCATGTATTTCTCAGGTGGACTCATTCCGGTCTACATGCTGATTACCTCGCTTGGGCTGTACAACACTCGCTGGGTTATGGTGCTGCCTGTGCTGGTGATTACGTTTAACGTCATGATCTGCCGCTCGGCCTTCGAAGGCATTCCGAATGAAATTTTCGAAAGTGCCAGTATCGACGGGGCCAACGAGATGACGATGCTGTATCGTCTGGCGGTTCCGATCATTAAGCCAACACTGGCTGTGCTCACGCTGTACTATGCGGTATTCCACTGGAACAACTTTTTCACGGCCCTATTATATCTGGGCAAACAGGATATGCAGCCCTTACAGATGTTCCTGCGAAGAGTGCTGATCATGGCTTCGCCGGAAGTGATGCAGAAGATGGGTGGTACGATGACATCTGGTGCGCTGGCGGTCTCCTCCCTTCAGGTTCGTTATGTATCCATTGTGGTCAGCATTCTGCCTATTGTTACGATCTACCCGTTTATCCAACGATACTTCGTTAAGGGAATTACCCTCGGAGCCGTGAAAGGATAG